The following nucleotide sequence is from Anopheles stephensi strain Indian chromosome 3, UCI_ANSTEP_V1.0, whole genome shotgun sequence.
CAGCAGTTTTAAagtttgatgaaaatgaaattcaaGCTGTAAACAATATTAAACATTGAATATATGGAGCACATCATATGCCCAGTTAATTATCCGCTAACTTATCACCAACGATTGTGTCAATTGTTTTTTTAGGTTTAAGTTTACTTGATAGTGATCATActaaaatcgagagaaaactCTTAAACAGCCATCTAGTATTACGAACTACAGTTATACTTTATGGTCATGGAGTTCTACAGTCTTTTgctaattcattttttttagtttctttATCTGTTTCGTAAGTGATAGTTTTTTAACTATCATAGGCACTTTGATCTGCTAGGGTCTTGAACTACTATTGTTGACTTCCTTGATTTGAATAAACATGTAGCTGGATAGCAAGTCCCGCGTACGGGCAATCGGTCCGGGCGGATTTCGGCGCACAGTCCTGCCGCCCGATGGCTGGCGCCGCTACTGCCTAGGACACCATTCTGCCTGGATATGGATTGTTCGCAAATACTTCCATTGCTCTAGCTACAAGACTTCCTTTTGTCTATTTCCAGCTTTATTGTTTACATCTCGCTATAAatgttgttcttcttctttcgattGTTCATTTCTCAAGGTGAATTGAGAGAGCTATCGatgttaaaaaaagaaaaataaaagcacaacagaccaaggtatatggatataacaggtagagttgtttagagcaaattgacatttctcaacctgacataacagttccttgGTCATCGAGGGGAAAGGAGTGGAGAAGAGAGTGGTAGAAGCGTCGAAGaaggtgctggtggtggtaacTCTAGCGATTTTTGGACGAAAAAGGCTAGAAGCCAGGCTATATGATGCGAGAtttcaaaaagatttcgcttaaaATCCTACCCGGATTGGCGAAATTTCGACTAAAGTCTAAATAGATGctcccccactcacggcactcacttttcgctaatGAGTTAcgttaaatttaggtaaaagttaagcaaaagtgtgagaaatcgttgtaataattacttataacatttcaaaataataaataaatgataaataaataagtacttgcagtaaaaagtctgaaaaacatacccttttgggtaactcagttCCAAacatgagtgtccgtgagtggtGAAGgagggcatctattcagactttagccgttGGGTGCATTGTGTAGACGCGGATTAAGTTTTCTCCATtctatatttttatgttttaattttgtttgccTTAATTTGTAGCGTTCATAATTCGCTGTTGCACATATCTTAATGCAAGTGGTaatcgaataaaaattgcttcagATTTGTTTGGCGAGCTATCACTCATAGATGAGTAAAATTATTGACCCGTCCCATTGTCACGAATCGCTGCACTCGTCGCTGTCAGCAGAACAGCAGCGACAGAGGAATTTACCAAACACTGGAATAGcacgaataatttatttatcttcgAAGTTTTTGCAGAGACTTTCCATACCTGGCCCAGCTAAAGTTGGttatcgtttgtttttattttgtttaattgtaaaTACAGTTGCTTATTTCGTGCGGAGTCGTGAGAATTATAAATATATCGACACCAGTGCTGTTCAAATATGGTGGACAAGTTAGGTGAGCTATTTTGCTGGATTCAACATTGTCATGATTGTTCTTTGTGTGTGCTGGGGGAATGCGATATCTTGCTTAATCTAGTTCAACCCATGATGAATGTTCGTCCAGCAGAATTTAGTGTACAACGCGAAACTGAGCGTTTTTAACTATGTAGTCCGGtaatgacgatgatggtgtaTGAATATGATTCATACCCATTTTGCTATAGCCTGGCCTCACCAATATCACTTTGTCAAATAACAAGAATTTGACAACAAATGTACGAAGCAGAAATAGAAAGTTTTGCACGGGAAATAGATTTTTCAGTAGTTTGCAGTTgattaaattgtgaaaaaacgtTGAATTGTAGACACCAAATAATATTCTCTTCTGTTGTGCTCTCTATCCCTTTTTTGGCATACAGTTAACAGCGAAGCCAATGCTCGGCGGATACagatggtggaaaactgtTTCGGAACATCCGGGCAGCCGTTATTCCTTCCTGGACGTGTACTTGTAGGCGAAGGTGTTCTTACAAAGATGTGTCGCAAGCGCCCCAAAGCACgacaatttttcttgtttaacgATATTTTGGTTTATGGTAATATTGTTATTGGCaagaaaaaatacaacaagCAACACTTAATTCCACTCGAGGAAGTTCAATTACAGGCGCTAGAAGATAATGGGCGTAAGTATCTTTTGTTAAGTAACTGTGATAACTGAGATGTTGAATGTTTGTCAGCAATAACAATAACTTACGCATCATTGCTCTTCGCATTCTCTTTCCGGTGCAGAGTATCGGAATGGATGGCTGATACGTACAGCCACGAAGTCTTTCGCAGTGTATGCTGCGACACAAACAGAAAAGCAAGAATGGATGGCACACATCAACAAGTGCATCGAAGATTTGTTGCGCAAAAGTATACTTGCAGCAAGGGTATGGAAGCGGTTACATTTTCTTATCATGATAATCTTTTATTCACAAACAGGCGGGAAAAAACCAGTTGAAACACATGCTGCTGTATGGGTTCCCGACAGCGAAGCAACCATCTGCATGCACTGTAAAAAGACTCAGTTTACTATGATCAACAGAAGGGTATGTAGATAAAGcacaaacatttatttatgctTGCTATGAATCATCTTAAAGCTACAGCGGCAGTTCGTCGTAAAACGACATCCGCCACGCTTTACAATGCACGGAAGGATGATTGTTCATAATTATGTGTCATTGTTGCGTCCCATAGCATCACTGCCGAAACTGCGGAGCGGTTGTATGCGGTCCTTGTTCATCGAAAAAGTTCATTCTTCCGGGTCAAAGTAATAAGCCTCTGCGCGTATGTCTCGATTGCTACGATAACCTAACCTCGATTAAGCGGGATGGAGTAAGTAGCGAAAGCCCTTTTTTACGTCGCTGTTCATTCTAGATTATGTACTTTTCTGCAATAAAAACCAATATTACAGAATAAAGCTCATgccggcaacaacaacaaaccagcAAACTCTACCGAAAGTTCTGGCGAAGACGATTCTGGAGACGACGAGGAAACTCTTAAGGATAATGTTACCCACGACGAAGTAAGTATAAGTTGATTGTAATTGTTATATTGTTGCATTGATCTAAAAACCATTCTGACATTGAACATAATTGTTATGCGTTGCATAGAAAAGTGTTACCTGTGTTGTAGTATAAGCTATCTCTGCAACATAATAATGCGTATCTTTTCTAATATTTCATTATTCTCTTTTTTGTATCTTTTACTAACTGTTATGAATTCGTTGGCATCTCGGATTATTCTACAACTCAGAGTTTTAAGATGCATTACGCACATGCAACGTTATGTGtgtaataaacaaaacaagcaacaacaacaaaaaacaaatcaattagaAACATCGCTTTGATATTAACGAAACCGTAAATAGAAGGTTGTacatgattatttattttctttgctgTAATTCTCCTGAAAGTTCAAAGGTTAGATATGTACTATGAACGACGATGTACCATGATCAAAAGGCATACTTGTGTATTATCCTATGAATGCGTGATTTTTGTGTGATACGCTGCGTGATGCATTTGTGTGTTGCTCTAATAATTTAGCGTGTATAgcttgatttgatttattgttttgtttgctttctttgtgTGCTTTGCCAGAAGTAGTCTAACAACTAAACAAGGCTTCAAGTTGTGTGTCTTCTAGTCAATCAAAGACTGCAtatttttaagctttattATGCTGACCTTAATAAAGCAACCATCATTTCATGATCAATTCGTGGCTTTCTCGAAAGCATtcaaaatgaaggaaaaacttaATTCTTTACGCTAAGGATGTTTGTAAATGTACCATGATATGAATATGGTCTTTACTTTCAATTTCTCCTCTCCTCAACCCATATGAACGTTTAGTTTGGCTCTGAAATGAACCCGACATTGGGATGCTCTTGTTGTTATTCCTATCCCAACGCGTCAGTAGCAAGCGAAGATCAATCGAGAACCTTAATGTAACGGATATTAAAAAATGCtgctttttgaaatatttattttaaagtaaGACTTCTAAATTACTTTCATGTTTCCGATGGCTGTTACGGAAGAACGTTTCTATTTGATatagaattattttttttgacTAGTTTTAACCGTTCGCTTTACTCCTACTCTGCTTAAAACGTATATTCGAATTGATGTTGTATGTGTAATTGTATTGtgtttttcaatgaacttaatCTATGCTGCGCAATAGAATCTTCGCGACTTAGAGTTATAAATTACGGCCGTtagtgtttttggttttggtttcgtGTTTGGAAAGCGGTGCTATTTATTTCCTCTATTATTGTCCACATTTGTCTGATATCTGTCCTTCACTATGCATGTATACTAATCAGCTACACAAACAATGTATGGTTCGATCAAATGTCGCGCATTTATGTTTTGGTTGAATTAGAAGTAGGAACCGTACTTTCGCCGTTAAAAATGTGTGTCTTGAACGGAAACTTGATGTACGTTAGAAATTGTGACAAGAACAATATCTTAAATCTAAACGGTTACGAATTTCGGGCACGGCCACGGATGTTGGAATATGGGTCTGATTACTCACACATATTCCACGCACGGCACGAGTGGATATACAAGCTGGATGATTCATCCAGTAACGAACTCCTCACCATATCGAACGTAATATTCCTCATCAGTTCTGTACAAAACGTTACCAATTATGCCAAGCCAACTGATATCGATATACTTTATCGATATATTTATATGGCTTTTCTGTCTATTGTGATACGCTGAATGTCTAGGCTGAATAAATAGACAACATGTCTAATATGTGCCTGCTAAGCAGCGAACTCAAACCGATTGAAAGAGAAACCCTGAATGCTAGATTGTACTGGTCTAATTTGTACGTATGTGTAGATGCAATAATCTTCTATTTAAATTGTACTTTGTTGTTTCTACATcatacagatttttttttctcatacaGATAGGAAATTGGAAATGCGACATTCGAGAATAtcatattttgttttgcgtgcGTGTTATAGTTTGATTGACAACAGCGTGAAGTTTGTTTCCTCAAAAGTAATCcatgtttcttgtttttgtttgtttgattttcagcCCAAGTTTTACGCCGACGGTAAACTTGAAAAATAACACTGTAAGTGCTTTAATGAATCCTTCATAGCGTAATGCGTGCGCACTCGTGCTAGTAAGTACATTTTCGGGAGAACATTCTGTACTGCATCCAATAATCGTATATGCAGCAAAATATGAAACTGGAACCAATTTCCATTTGTTGTGCACTCATATATTCATTTTGATAATGGTTAAATTAATTGGGTATCTTATCATACATGTTATACTTTTAATTACAATGAAAGATTAACTTCAAACATAACAGCAGAGGAATAAAGTTAATacttttgatttatttaagtCACATGAGAGAAatagaagaataaaaatatatagatATTTCGGTAACTTGTATGCTGTTTCTTCAatatgaaatatattttactTTTGTCTTattatgtaatattaattgcttgtttgtgtgtgtgtgtgtgtttttttttgtgtggactATGCAAGTTTTATCTTCCGAACACTCAATCAAAACTTATTCAAGACGTATAGATTGGAACAAGAGACTTTGTACATGTTTCATGCAACGGCACTTTGTCGTAGTCTTAGAAAGTTAACAAAGACAACAGACTGTGCTAGCAATTAAGCCGAGAAACTGAgacgaaaaaattgaaataggAAGGCAGTCTTGAGTGCCATGTTCCTGTATATCTTTTACGCCGAATCAAATTTCATGGTTTCTGTTCGTTGCGCTTGTATTGGGGAGTGTCTTGCAAATGCTCTTCCCTTACCCCCTGGCTCCTCGGAGGGCTAAGCTAGGCTACGTTTCTTAGCTGTTTAAAGTCCCGTAGGAAGCCAGTACATAAGGGAGATTGCCAGCCGCCTCTAACTCAGCCATCCACTTTCCCAGATTCCATTCAGCTATTTGGAAAGACGTGTTACCGTTATGTACGCCGGGAACGTATTGAGTAGGGTATAAAGAGTCTGTGTTGACCTTCAAGAGGTTTCGGATCCATATCTTAGCAGTGCAGTGAAACACACAACTCGGAAGCAGAGTATTGGTTGCCGGCAACGATCTCGAGTCGCTACCGAGGAGTTGCTAGCTTggcacgatcgtaacttcgAATAGCAACGTAAGCAACGAAATCTGAAGGCGCACTGTTTTGGGAGAATATCGTGCCTACTTCGGGCTCCACCGGGctcctgagatccagaagagaCCTACAACGCACACTATATGtcgcacactgatacggcCGGTAGTCCTCTACGGGCACGAGTGCTGGACTATACTCGCGGAGGAAGC
It contains:
- the LOC118510944 gene encoding pleckstrin homology domain-containing family F member 2 isoform X2, translating into MVDKLVNSEANARRIQMVENCFGTSGQPLFLPGRVLVGEGVLTKMCRKRPKARQFFLFNDILVYGNIVIGKKKYNKQHLIPLEEVQLQALEDNGQYRNGWLIRTATKSFAVYAATQTEKQEWMAHINKCIEDLLRKSGKKPVETHAAVWVPDSEATICMHCKKTQFTMINRRHHCRNCGAVVCGPCSSKKFILPGQSNKPLRVCLDCYDNLTSIKRDGNKAHAGNNNKPANSTESSGEDDSGDDEETLKDNVTHDEPKFYADGKLEK
- the LOC118510944 gene encoding pleckstrin homology domain-containing family F member 2 isoform X1 — its product is MVDKLVNSEANARRIQMVENCFGTSGQPLFLPGRVLVGEGVLTKMCRKRPKARQFFLFNDILVYGNIVIGKKKYNKQHLIPLEEVQLQALEDNGQYRNGWLIRTATKSFAVYAATQTEKQEWMAHINKCIEDLLRKSILAARVWKRLHFLIMIIFYSQTGGKKPVETHAAVWVPDSEATICMHCKKTQFTMINRRHHCRNCGAVVCGPCSSKKFILPGQSNKPLRVCLDCYDNLTSIKRDGNKAHAGNNNKPANSTESSGEDDSGDDEETLKDNVTHDEPKFYADGKLEK